The Lysobacter luteus genome contains the following window.
ACACCTTCATCGCCGCGCTCGGCCACGGTGTCGGCAAATCGCTGGTGGAGGCCGACCTGGTCGAGACGGCGCGGGAGATCATGGCCAACGCCAAGGCGCGTGGGGCGGAGATCCCGGTGCCGACCGACGTCGTCGTCGCCCCGGCATTTGCCGCCGATGCGCCGGCAACGGTCAAGCCGGTCGATGCCGTTGGCGCCGACGACATGATCCTCGACATCGGCCCCGATACCGCGGCGCGCTACGCCGCGATGATCGCCGAAGCGGGGACCGTCGTCTGGAACGGGCCGGTCGGGGTATTCGAGTTCGATGCGTTCGGCAAGGGCACCGAGGCACTGGCGCGCGCCATCGCGGCGAGCAATGCCTTCTCGATCGCCGGTGGCGGCGACACCCTGGCGGCCGTCGACAAGTACGGCATCGAGGATGGCGTGTCCTACATCTCCACCGGGGGCGGCGCGTTCCTGGAGTTCCTCGAGGGCAAGGAGTTGCCGGCCGTCGCCGCACTCGCTGCGCGGGGGTGATCCACTCCTAGGTTCCCTGCCGCGCGCGCCAGTCGCCGGCCAGCACTCCGTAGATCGCGCTGTCGGTGACCTCACCGGCAACGCACCAGCGCTCGCGCAGCAGGCCTTCGCGGATGAAGCCCATCCGCTCGGCCAGCCGACACGACGCCGCGTTGCGCGGGTCGATGTCGGCTTCCACCCGGCGCAGCCCAAGTCCGTCAAACGCGTGGCCCAGCACGGCGTGCACGGCCTCCTGTGCGAGCCCCTGGCCCCACCGGTCCGGATGCAGCGCATAGCCGATCTCCGCGCGCCCCTGGCCGCGGTCGATCGACGCCAGCGTGGCGGTTCCGATGAGGGCGTCAGCGCCGCGCAAGGTTATGGCCCAGCACAGCATGCGTCCGGGATCACGCCCCTGCAGCGCCGAAACGAAGTAGCCCTGCGCCTGGCTGGCATCGGTCCAGGCCGGGAAGCTCCAGTAGCGCATCGCCCGAGGGTTGGAGTGCAGCGCGTAAAGGCCTTCGAAATCGGATTCGACGAAGCCGCGAAGGCACAACCGGGCCGTTTGCAGCCGCGGCGGCTGTGCGGTCGAGTGGGGCGCGGACTCCTGCATTCGTATGCAATCCGTAGGGCGCAATGGCTGTGCTAGCTTCGCTGAAACCCGCGAACTCCGCCATGCCGATGACCCTGCGACGCACCAAGATCCTCGCCACCCTCGGCCCGGCCACCGACGCGCCTGGCGTGCTCGACGCGCTCCTGCGTGCCGGGGTCGACGTGGTCCGCCTGAACTTCTCGCACGGCGACCCGGCCTCGCAGATCGCGCGGGCCGAGGCGGTACGCGAGGCCGGCCACCGCGTCGGGCGCGAGGTCGGCATCCTTGCCGACCTGCCGGGGCCGAAGATCCGGGTCGAGCGCTTCGCCGATGGCAAGGTCCAGCTCAAGGCAGGCGAGCGCTTCGACCTGGTCGCCTCCGCATCGGCCGGACCGGGGTCGGCCAGCGAGGTCGGCGTGAGCTACCTCGGTCTGCCAGGTGACGTCGCGCCCGGCGACGTGCTGCTGCTCGACGACGGCATGGTCCAGTTGCAGGTCGAGTCGGTCGAGGGCGAGCGCATCTCGACCCGGGTGCTCAACGACGGCGAGCTGTCGGACCGCAAGGGCCTCAACAAGCAGGGCGGTGGCCTGTCGCTGGGCGCGCTGACCGAACGCGACCGGGAGCTGATCAAGGTGGCCGCCGAACTGGGCGCCGACTTCATCGCCGTGTCGTTCTGCCGCACTGCCGCCGACATGGACGAGGCACGGCGGATAGCCCGCGAGGCCGGCAGCGACGCCGCGCTGGTCTCGAAGATCGAGCGTGCCGAGGCGATCGAGAACTTGGTCGAGATCGTCGAGGCCAGCGACGTGGTGATGGTCGCCCGTGGCGACCTCGGGGTGGAAATCGGCGATGCCGAGCTGCCGGGCCTGCAGAAGAAAATCATCCGCGAGTCGCTCGCCCGCGGTCGGGTGGTGATCACCGCGACCCAGATGCTGCAGTCGATGGTCGAGAGCCCGATCCCCACGCGTGCCGAGGTACTCGACGTGGCCAACGCCGTGATCGACGGCACCGACGCGGTCATGCTGTCGGCCGAGTCCGCGGCCGGGCGCTACCCGGTCCGCGCGGTCGAGGCCATGGCGCGCATCTGTCTGGGCGCCGAGCGCCAGTTCGACCACGACACCGACTTCGAGAAGGCGCCCCGCAACCTCCAGCGCGCCGACCAGGCGATCGCGATGGCCGCGATGTTCCTGTCCGAGCACATCGGGGTGCGCGCGATCGTGGCGATGACCGAGTCCGGCGGTACCGCGCGCTTCCTGTCGCGCTTCCGCTCGCCGGCGCCGGTGTTCGGGCTGTCGCGGCACGAAGGGGCGCGCCGGCAGATGGCGCTGATGCGCAGCGTCGTCCCGGTAGCCTTCGACAGCCGCGGCCTCGCCACCCGTGATGCGGTGCGCAACGCGATCCGGCAGTTGTTCGACGCCGACCGGCTGGCTGCGGGCGAGCGGGTGATCTTCACCAGCGGCGATCACATGGAACAGCACGGCGCCACCAATGTGCTGCGCCTGTTGCAGGTCGGCCGCCAGGGCGAGGCCGAGGGACTGGGCGAGCTGTAGCGGCCAAGATTCACGAGTTCCCGGATTTGTCAATGGGTTACTCGCGGGTTAGGTTTGTCCCGACGGCAGTCCTCCCCTGCCGAGGAGAAGCTCGCATGGAAGTCTCCCGCACGATCGCTCTATCGGCCATTGCCCTGTGTCTCGGGATCGGAACCGCATACGCAGGCGAAGACGTACGCGTCGCCGGTGAGGACGAGATCGCAACGCAGTGGATCCAGCTCACCTCCAATGCCCCGCTCGGCTACCCGGCCGAGTTCGCCGATCGCGGCGACAACGTGTGCCTGGCGATGGGCTACGCCATCAACAACGACGGCACGACGTCCGATTTCAGCCTGCTCGGCAGCTGGAACAGCGCCACCGGCGACGTCGAGCCGGTACCCGGCTACTGGGGTGCGTTCGCGCAGGCTGGTGCGAATGCGCTCAGCCACTGGCAGTTCGAGCCCAGGCCCGGCGTCGATGTGGCCGGCACCACCTATACGGTGGCGACGCTCGGGTTCCAGGGCGGCGACCCGCTCGCGCCCGAAGCGCTGCGCGAGCACTGCCAGGTCGATATCCACGCGCTGGTCGCGGCCAGCTGGGGCGACCAGCAGCGCAGCCGTCGCGTCGCCGAGCGCGAGCGTGACCGAATCATCGGCGCGTCGCCGATCCACAGTCCGCGCGTCGATATCCGCTACGAGCCGGCTCCGCAGGTGGCGATCGACACGGGCAGCAGCCCGCGCCGCTGACCGCGGCCCGGCGGGCGGGACGGAGACCCGGGGGCTATACTCCCGGGTTTCCCACCGCTCCCTGCAGGACGTCCACGAATGAGCATCGAACAGCTTGCCGAAACCGCCCAGGCCATGGTCGCCCCGGGCAAGGGCATCATCGCGATCGACGAGTCCAACGCCACCATCAAGAAGCGTTTCGACGGCGTCGGCATCGAGTGCACGGAGGAGAACCGTCGCGCCTACCGGGAGCTGCTGCTGACCACCCCACGGCTGGGTGAGCACATTTCCGGCGCGATCCTGTTCGATGAGACCCTGCGCCAGTCGACCCGTGACGGCGTGCCGTTCACCAAGGTCATGACCGACAACGGCATCATCCCGGGCATCAAGGTCGACAAGGGCACCCATGCCCTGGCCGGCTTCCCGGGTGAGGTGGTGACCGAAGGCCTCGACGGCCTGCGCGCGCGGCTGGAGGAGTACTACAAGCTGGGTGCCCGCTTCGCCAAGTGGCGCGCGGTGATCAACATCGGCGAGACGATCCCGTCGGGCAGCTGCATCGACGCGAACGCCCACGCGCTGGCCCGCTATGCGGCGCTCTGCCAGGAGCAGGGCCTGGTGCCGATGGTCGAGCCGGAAGTGATCATGGACGGCGGCCACGACATCGACGAGTGCTACCAGGTCACCGAGGTCACCCTGCGCTCGCTGTTCGCCTCGCTGTACGAGCAGAACGTGATGCTCGAGGGCACCATCCTGAAGGCCTCGATGGTCCTGCCGGGCACCACCAGCGGCGAGAAGGCCAGCGTCGAGGAAGTCGCCGCGGCGACCTTGCAGTGCCTCAAGTCGACCGTGCCGGCCACCCTCCCGGGGATCGTGTTCCTGTCCGGCGGCCAGTCCGACCAGGACGCCACCGCGCACCTTGACGCGATGAACCGCATGGGCCCGAACCCGTGGCCGCTGAGCTTCTCCTACGGTCGCGCGATGCAGTCGGCGGCGCTGAAGCTGTGGTCGCAGGACCTGGTCGGCAACGTCGGAAAGGCGCAGGAGACCGTGTTCGCGCGGGCGCGCGACAACGGCCTGGCGGCACTGGGGCAGTGGAAGGCGTAAGCCTCCTCCGACCCGCTTCAGAATGAGAAAACGCCGGCTTCGCGCCGGCGTTTTTTTTTGTGGCGCGGCGCACGCCCGGTGCCCTGTTCCCGTAGGAGCGACGTGAGTCGCGACATGTACACGGTTCCAAGCCGTCGCCGGGTCGCGACTGACGTCGCTCCTACGGGCGACGGCCGTTCCGCGGGTGGTCGTGGATTGCGCAGGCGGGCAGACGCCTAGGGCAGCCCGGCCAGCCACTCGTCGTCGGAACCCTCGTTCACGCCTTCCAGCAGGAAGGTGCTGAGGTAGCGCTCACCGGTGTCGGGCAACATGGCCAGGATCACCGCGCCGGCATCGGCGTCCTTGGCCACCTCGAGCGCGGCGGCAACGGTCGCGCCGGCGGAAATGCCGACGAAGATGCCTTCCTCGGTAGCCAGGCGCCGCGCCGTATCGCGGGCCAGCACGTCGTCGACCGGCAGCACCGCGTCGGCGGTGTCGCGGTTGAGCACCTCGGGCACGAAGTCGGGGGTCCAGCCCTGGATCTTGTGGGGCTGCCACTCCTTGCCGGCGAGCAGTGAGGCACCCGCAGGCTCGCAGGCGGTGATCCTGACGTCCGGACGCGCGAGCTTGAGCATTTCGCCGACCCCGGTGAGGGTGCCGCCGGTCCCCCAGCCGCTGACGAAATGGTCGAGCCGCCGGCCGGCGAAGTCCTGCAGGATCTCGGCGCCGGTGGTGTTGCGGTGGTAGGCCGGGTTGGCCGGGTTCTGGAACTGCCGGGCCAGGAACCAGCCGTGCCGGGCGGCCAGTTCCTCGGCCTTGCGGACCATGCCGGTGCCGCGCTCGGCGGCGGCGGTCAGGATGACCTTGGCGCCGTAGGCCCGCATCAGCTTGCGGCGCTCGATCGAGAAGGTCTCGGTCATCACCGCGACGAACCGGTAGCCGCGGGCCGCGCAGACCATGGCCAGCGCCACGCCGGTGTTGCCGCTGGTCGCCTCGACGACGGTGTCGCCGGGCTTGAGCGCGCCGCGGGCCTCGGCGTCGAGGATGATCGCCAGCGCCAGCCGGTCCTTGACCGAGCCGCCCGGGTTGAACGACTCGACCTTCGCGTAGAGCGTGACGTGATCGGGAGTGAGCCGGTGCAGGCGCACCACGGGGGTGCGGCCGATGGTGTCGACGATGCTGTCGTGAAGCATGGGAGCGTCCTTGGGGGAGGTCGGCCCAGCCTGCCACAGCGCCCGCCCGTCGGCGTGCCGGGTGGCGCAACGCCGGCATTCCATTGGTGAAACTTTGCCGGATCGGGTTTGCCGCTTCTGCTGTCAACCTCCGGCCCACGCCCCCGTTATCCATCGACGACTAGACTCACCGGTCCCCGACGTGATCCCACCTGCATGCAACTGAAAACCCGACTCGGCGCGGCCTGCGCCCTCGCGATGACGCTCGCCCTGGCCGGTTGCAGCGACCCTGCGCCCGAACGCGGCGCCGCCGCTGCCGAGACGGTCACCACCGATGTGGTCCGGACGCAGGCGTGGAACGACACGCTGCGCGCGCTGGGGACGGTCCAGGCACGCGAGTCGGTGACGGTCACCGCCAAGGTCAGCGAGACGGTGGAGAAGGTGCACTTCGCCAGTGGCGACGTGGTCGCGGCCGGGGCGCCGCTGGTTACCCTCAGCGGCCGACAGCAGCACGCCGCCCTGGCCGAGGCGCAGGCCACCGCCAACGAGGCCGACCGGCTGTACCGCCGCCAGGCCGATCTCGCCGAGCAGCAACTCATCGCCCGCGCGACGCTGGACACCCAGCGCGCCACCCGGGATGCCGCCAACGCGCGGGTCGCGCAGATCCGTGCCCAGCTCGGCGACCGCGTGATCCGCGCACCGTTCGCCGGCGTGCTCGGCCTGCGCCAGGTCAGCCCCGGCACGCTGGTGACGCCCGGCACCGCGATAGCGACCCTCGACGACCTCGCGCGCGTGCACGTCGACTTCCCGGTGCCTGAGACTGCCCTGGCGCAGGTCGCCGCGGGCCGCCCGCTCACCGCGACCAGTGCGGCCTACCCGGGACGCGAGTTCACCGGCACCGTCGCGACGGTCGCCTCCAGGATCGACCCGGCCACCCGCGCGGTCACCGTACGCGGCGACTTCCCTAACCCGGACGGCCTGTTGCGCCCGGGCATGCTGATGCAGGTCACCCTGATCCGGCCCGAGCGCGAGGCCCTGCTGGTGCCGGAGATCGCGGTGGTGCAGGTCGGCAACAGCTCGTTCGTCTACCGGGTAACCGCCGACGAGACCGTCGAGCGCGTCAACGTGGAAATTGGCGCCCGGCGCGACGGCCTGGCCGAGGTCCTGTCCGGCCTCGCCAGCGGTGAGCGGATCGTGGTCGACGGCACCGGCAAGCTGCGTCCGGGCATGAAGATCGAAAGCGCGCCTGCGGGAGCCGCACCCGATGCCGAGGCGAGTGACGGTGCGGCCGACGACCCGGCACCCGAAGCCCCCGCCAAAGCGCCGGGCGAACCGTCCGAAGCCGCCGCGGATCCGGCGGGCTGAGCATGGGTATTTCCGAGCTCTCGATCCGCCGCCCGGTGTTCGCCACCGTGGTGAGCCTGCTGCTGATGGTGCTGGGCGTGATGGCATTCTCGCGGCTGACCCTGCGCGAGCTGCCCGCGATCGACCCACCGATCGTGTCGGTCGACGTCAACTACCCCGGCGCGTCCGCCGCCGTGGTGGAAACCCGCGTGACCCAGGTGCTGGAGAGCGCGTTGTCGGGCATCGAGGGCATCGAGACCATTCAGTCGCGTAGCGTCAACGGGCGCTCGGCCGTGACCCTGGAGTTCACCCTCGAACGTGACATCGAAGCCGCCGCCAACGACGTACGCGACGCCATCAGCGGTGTCGCCGACCGCCTGCCCGACGAGGCCGACGCGCCCGAGGTGGAGAAGGCCGACAGCGATTCCGACACCGTGGTGTGGCTCAACATGAGCTCGGCCACGATGGACACGCTGCAGCTGTCCGACTACGCCGAGCGCTACATCGTCGATCGCCTGTCCAGCCTCGACGGCGTCGCGCAGGTGCGCATCGGCGGCCGCCAGCGGTACGCGATGCGGATCTGGCTCGACAGCGCGGCGATGGCCGCGCGCGGCATCACTCCGGGCGACATCGAATCCGCCCTGCGCGCGGAGAACGTGGAGCTGCCGGCCGGTCGGATCGAGTCGGCCGACCGCGACTTCACCCTGCGCGTGGCGCGCCAGTACCAGGAGCCGGCGCAGTTCGCCCAGATCCCGGTGACCGAAGGTGCCGACGGCTACGTGGTGCGCATCGGCGACATCGCCCGGGTCGAGCTGGCCTCGGCCGAGCGCCGCGCGTA
Protein-coding sequences here:
- a CDS encoding GNAT family N-acetyltransferase — protein: MQESAPHSTAQPPRLQTARLCLRGFVESDFEGLYALHSNPRAMRYWSFPAWTDASQAQGYFVSALQGRDPGRMLCWAITLRGADALIGTATLASIDRGQGRAEIGYALHPDRWGQGLAQEAVHAVLGHAFDGLGLRRVEADIDPRNAASCRLAERMGFIREGLLRERWCVAGEVTDSAIYGVLAGDWRARQGT
- the pyk gene encoding pyruvate kinase, whose translation is MPMTLRRTKILATLGPATDAPGVLDALLRAGVDVVRLNFSHGDPASQIARAEAVREAGHRVGREVGILADLPGPKIRVERFADGKVQLKAGERFDLVASASAGPGSASEVGVSYLGLPGDVAPGDVLLLDDGMVQLQVESVEGERISTRVLNDGELSDRKGLNKQGGGLSLGALTERDRELIKVAAELGADFIAVSFCRTAADMDEARRIAREAGSDAALVSKIERAEAIENLVEIVEASDVVMVARGDLGVEIGDAELPGLQKKIIRESLARGRVVITATQMLQSMVESPIPTRAEVLDVANAVIDGTDAVMLSAESAAGRYPVRAVEAMARICLGAERQFDHDTDFEKAPRNLQRADQAIAMAAMFLSEHIGVRAIVAMTESGGTARFLSRFRSPAPVFGLSRHEGARRQMALMRSVVPVAFDSRGLATRDAVRNAIRQLFDADRLAAGERVIFTSGDHMEQHGATNVLRLLQVGRQGEAEGLGEL
- a CDS encoding class I fructose-bisphosphate aldolase is translated as MSIEQLAETAQAMVAPGKGIIAIDESNATIKKRFDGVGIECTEENRRAYRELLLTTPRLGEHISGAILFDETLRQSTRDGVPFTKVMTDNGIIPGIKVDKGTHALAGFPGEVVTEGLDGLRARLEEYYKLGARFAKWRAVINIGETIPSGSCIDANAHALARYAALCQEQGLVPMVEPEVIMDGGHDIDECYQVTEVTLRSLFASLYEQNVMLEGTILKASMVLPGTTSGEKASVEEVAAATLQCLKSTVPATLPGIVFLSGGQSDQDATAHLDAMNRMGPNPWPLSFSYGRAMQSAALKLWSQDLVGNVGKAQETVFARARDNGLAALGQWKA
- the cysK gene encoding cysteine synthase A, which translates into the protein MLHDSIVDTIGRTPVVRLHRLTPDHVTLYAKVESFNPGGSVKDRLALAIILDAEARGALKPGDTVVEATSGNTGVALAMVCAARGYRFVAVMTETFSIERRKLMRAYGAKVILTAAAERGTGMVRKAEELAARHGWFLARQFQNPANPAYHRNTTGAEILQDFAGRRLDHFVSGWGTGGTLTGVGEMLKLARPDVRITACEPAGASLLAGKEWQPHKIQGWTPDFVPEVLNRDTADAVLPVDDVLARDTARRLATEEGIFVGISAGATVAAALEVAKDADAGAVILAMLPDTGERYLSTFLLEGVNEGSDDEWLAGLP
- a CDS encoding efflux RND transporter periplasmic adaptor subunit, yielding MQLKTRLGAACALAMTLALAGCSDPAPERGAAAAETVTTDVVRTQAWNDTLRALGTVQARESVTVTAKVSETVEKVHFASGDVVAAGAPLVTLSGRQQHAALAEAQATANEADRLYRRQADLAEQQLIARATLDTQRATRDAANARVAQIRAQLGDRVIRAPFAGVLGLRQVSPGTLVTPGTAIATLDDLARVHVDFPVPETALAQVAAGRPLTATSAAYPGREFTGTVATVASRIDPATRAVTVRGDFPNPDGLLRPGMLMQVTLIRPEREALLVPEIAVVQVGNSSFVYRVTADETVERVNVEIGARRDGLAEVLSGLASGERIVVDGTGKLRPGMKIESAPAGAAPDAEASDGAADDPAPEAPAKAPGEPSEAAADPAG